A single region of the Halorubrum depositum genome encodes:
- a CDS encoding universal stress protein, giving the protein MVIVAAVDRSERAPSIVEEANELGEAFDEPVHVVHVLTRSEFVGLERTSVSDTGKSIPTDDIRELAEDFAQEAIDESGVDDATPVGLLGEPDDEIINYGESNDARYLVIAGRKRSPVGKALFGSTVQSLMLNSDVPVVSLRTD; this is encoded by the coding sequence ATGGTAATCGTTGCAGCCGTCGATCGGTCGGAGAGAGCGCCGAGCATCGTCGAAGAAGCGAACGAGCTCGGCGAGGCGTTCGACGAACCCGTCCACGTCGTCCACGTGTTGACCCGCTCGGAGTTCGTCGGACTCGAACGAACCAGCGTGAGCGACACCGGAAAGTCGATTCCGACAGACGACATCCGAGAACTCGCCGAGGACTTCGCACAGGAGGCGATCGACGAGTCGGGCGTCGACGACGCGACCCCGGTGGGACTTCTCGGCGAACCGGACGACGAGATAATCAACTACGGCGAGTCCAACGACGCCCGGTACCTCGTCATCGCCGGTCGGAAGCGGTCGCCGGTCGGGAAGGCGCTGTTCGGGAGCACCGTTCAGTCCCTGATGCTCAACTCCGACGTCCCGGTCGTCTCGCTCCGAACCGACTGA
- a CDS encoding Bug family tripartite tricarboxylate transporter substrate binding protein, which translates to MTEETPTDSVESTSNTKRRRFLQAIGATSAISLAGCSGNGGDGGDGGDGGDGSDGSDGSDGSDGGDGGDGGDGGDGGDGWSPDGTVRYIVPYDEGGGTDTYARGIQEGFQEELGESLQIDNIPGAGGLNGLGELYRSEPDGQTIAGNAGPLEVAPQLLNEPDFDIRDLTGLGVVGQSTWCLVVNEEYEGEVETFDDVLAKYESGEWENIGVQSSGSSQDIIVLLYKYAYEDEVGWNWQNRVQYTGTGPVAQAVASGEVPCGIGTDAGTQSVVNTGRIYPVVTFFGPGTGVYPDIDSVTDLGYPEIDFVGGVWRGMYGPPEMDQEIVDFYAETLEATTEHEAVQSWSEETGNPVVWEGPEVAEQNFEDAFAQYEELEILDLVNENQP; encoded by the coding sequence ATGACTGAAGAAACACCAACCGACTCGGTCGAATCGACGTCAAACACGAAGCGGCGACGCTTCCTGCAGGCGATCGGCGCAACCTCCGCCATTTCGCTCGCCGGCTGTTCCGGCAACGGCGGCGACGGCGGCGACGGCGGCGACGGCGGCGATGGCAGTGACGGAAGCGACGGCAGTGACGGAAGCGACGGCGGCGACGGCGGCGACGGCGGCGACGGCGGCGACGGCGGCGACGGATGGTCCCCCGACGGAACCGTCCGGTACATCGTCCCGTACGACGAGGGCGGCGGAACCGACACGTACGCCCGCGGTATCCAGGAGGGCTTCCAGGAGGAGCTGGGCGAATCGCTGCAGATCGACAACATTCCCGGCGCCGGCGGCCTGAACGGTCTCGGCGAGCTGTACCGCTCGGAGCCCGACGGACAGACTATCGCGGGCAACGCGGGCCCGCTCGAGGTCGCGCCGCAGCTGCTCAACGAGCCGGACTTCGACATCCGCGACCTCACGGGACTCGGCGTGGTCGGGCAGTCGACGTGGTGTCTCGTCGTCAACGAGGAGTACGAGGGCGAGGTCGAGACGTTCGACGACGTCCTCGCGAAGTACGAGAGCGGCGAGTGGGAGAACATCGGCGTCCAGTCGTCCGGGAGCTCGCAGGACATCATCGTTCTGCTGTACAAGTACGCGTACGAAGATGAGGTCGGCTGGAACTGGCAGAACCGCGTGCAGTACACCGGGACGGGCCCGGTGGCGCAGGCGGTCGCCAGCGGCGAGGTTCCCTGTGGTATCGGGACCGACGCCGGGACCCAGTCCGTCGTCAACACCGGTCGGATCTACCCCGTGGTGACATTCTTCGGGCCCGGTACCGGAGTCTACCCGGACATCGATTCGGTCACCGACCTCGGCTACCCCGAGATCGACTTCGTCGGCGGCGTCTGGCGTGGCATGTACGGCCCGCCGGAGATGGATCAGGAGATCGTCGACTTCTACGCCGAGACGCTGGAAGCGACCACCGAGCACGAGGCCGTGCAGTCGTGGAGCGAGGAGACGGGGAACCCGGTCGTGTGGGAAGGACCGGAGGTCGCCGAGCAGAACTTCGAGGACGCCTTCGCGCAGTACGAGGAACTCGAAATCCTCGACCTCGTCAACGAGAACCAGCCCTGA
- a CDS encoding tripartite tricarboxylate transporter TctB family protein: MFYVDPILKDYPENAAIFPQLMAQVVGIGSFLLLIQSYLPGPLQKIVAEEVSMTESFEEDRTEGVGAVEDAQEDEDSTDVEDTDIDEKYIDTDDDDDADDVEVKGPPLHQKWGFDINNTVIMIVFSSVYFALGWAIGFLYVTPLFVFAYMTWFRVNVIKSALLAGLATVIVYGFIVFLLMPFDQGALVFTGGL, encoded by the coding sequence GTGTTCTACGTCGACCCGATACTCAAGGATTACCCGGAGAACGCGGCGATCTTCCCGCAGCTGATGGCACAGGTCGTCGGGATCGGTTCGTTCCTCCTCCTCATACAGAGCTACCTCCCGGGACCGCTCCAGAAGATCGTCGCCGAGGAAGTGAGTATGACGGAGAGCTTCGAAGAGGACCGCACGGAAGGAGTCGGCGCCGTCGAGGACGCCCAGGAGGACGAGGACTCCACGGACGTCGAAGACACCGACATCGATGAGAAGTACATCGACACCGACGACGACGACGATGCCGACGACGTCGAGGTGAAGGGTCCCCCGCTGCACCAGAAGTGGGGCTTCGACATCAACAACACGGTGATCATGATCGTCTTCTCGAGCGTCTACTTCGCGCTCGGGTGGGCGATCGGCTTCCTCTACGTGACGCCGCTGTTCGTCTTCGCGTACATGACGTGGTTCAGAGTGAACGTGATCAAGAGCGCCCTGCTCGCCGGGCTCGCGACGGTCATCGTGTACGGATTCATCGTCTTCCTGCTCATGCCGTTCGACCAGGGAGCGTTGGTCTTCACGGGGGGTCTCTAG